A section of the Nyctibius grandis isolate bNycGra1 chromosome 32, bNycGra1.pri, whole genome shotgun sequence genome encodes:
- the TBCCD1 gene encoding TBCC domain-containing protein 1 isoform X2, giving the protein MEAAAPVRLWVKMEPFLVGALPVPPPARLGPHYLRKMAAYARARAAEGCFPRLSWPRWRHIACGKLQLGRGLAWLYFELFHSLLRHDPPRRLEWAEAEAACASADELERERSKLSVDTLQFLLFLYVQQLNKVSLRRSLIGEEWPSPRAKSPSMTGKPSSENKNWNDQDHRAFVQSHLSDMLELLLEPEQLTASSHSTHSSLVSYEAICALSFLIEGTVNKSRTVHPLHKLALWQPCHGLNGYSKVSRTFSFPKLESWLRSCLTTNPFGRTACLKSGRKLAWAQQVEGTTRRAKIACNALVLPEVFPMVIMSQVYKQTLAKSSNTLVGAHIRIHRCNESFIYLLSPLRSVTIEKCRNSTFVLGPVEASVHVHSCDNVKVIVVCHRLALSSTAGCTFYILTPTQPLILSGNRAVSFAPFHTHYPMLEDHMAQVGLATLPNYWDSPMLVGKESGDTSVFRLLPPSDFYTFVIPFEMEGDTMETPGGLPHAYQKVLSQREQKVEVWQRTVKEAGLTNVVGEIWVPTLNNSSTNYWPAADWWSLLAQPLH; this is encoded by the exons ATGGAGGCGGCGGCCCCGGTGCGGCTGTGGGTGAAGATGGAGCCGTTCCTGGTGGGGGCCCTGCCCgtcccgccgcccgcccgcctcgGCCCGCACTACCTGCGGAAGATGGCGGCGTACGCCCGGGCGCGGGCGGCCGAGGGCTGCTTCCCGCGCCTGTCGTGGCCCCGCTGGCGGCACATCGCCTGCGGGAAGCTGCAGCTGGGCCGCGGCCTGGCCTGGCTCTACTTCGAGCTCTTCCACAGCCTCCTCCGGCACGACCCGCCGCGCCGCCTCGAGTGGGCCGAGGCCGAGGCGGCCTGTGCGAGCGCCGACGAGCTGGAGCGGGAGCGGAGCAAG CTGTCGGTAGACACTCTGCAGTTCCTGCTCTTCCTCTATGTCCAGCAGCTGAACAAAGTCTCCTTGCGAAGGTCTCTGATCGGAGAGGAATGGCCCAGCCCCAGGGCCAAGTCTCCCAGCATGACTGGGAAACCCTCCAGCGAGAATAAG AACTGGAACGATCAGGACCACCGTGCTTTCGTGCAGAGCCACCTCTCAGATATGCTGGAACTGCTGCTGGAGCCGGAGCAGCTCACCGCCTCCTCCCATTCCACCCACAGTAGCTTGGTGTCCTATGAAGCCATCTGTGCCCTCAGCTTCCTTATTGAAGGGACGGTGAACAAATCCAGGACGGTCCATCCTCTGCACAAGCTTGCCCTCTGGCAGCCCTGTCACGGGCTGAATGGCTACTCAAAGGTCTCCAGAACCTTCTCTTTCCCCAAGCTGGAGAGCTGGCTGCGCTCTTGCCTGACGACAAACCCTTTTGGCAGGACTGCCTGCCTCAAGTCTGGGAGGAAACTCGCGTGGGCACAGCAAG TTGAAGGAACAACCAGGAGAGCAAAGATTGCCTGCAATGCTCTTGTGCTGCCCGAGGTGTTCCCCATGGTGATAATGAGCCAGGTGTACAAGCAGACGCTCGCCAAGAGCTCGAACACCCTGGTGGGGGCTCACATAAGAATCCATCGCTGCAACGAGTCGTTCATTtatctcctctctcccctccg ATCCGTGACCATCGAGAAGTGCCGGAACAGCACTTTTGTCCTTGGCCCTGTGGAGGCGTCTGTTCACGTCCACAGCTGTGACAACGTCAAGGTCATTGTGGTTTGCCATCGTTTGGCCCTTTCTTCCACCGCTGGCTGTACTTTTTACATTCTCACACCTACCCAGCCTCTCATCCTCTCAGGGAACCGAGCAGTCAGCTTTGCCCCTTTCCACACCCATTATCCCATGCTTGAAGACCACATGGCTCAGGTGGGCTTGGCTACTCTGCCAAACTACTGGGACAGCCCCATGCTGGTGGGCAAGGAGAGCGGCGACACGAGTGTCTTCCGCCTCTTGCCGCCCTCGGACTTCTACACCTTCGTGATTCCTTTCGAGATGGAAGGAGACACCATGGAGACGCCGGGTGGGCTTCCCCACGCCTATCAGAAGGTGCTGAGTCAGCGAGAGCAGAAGGTAGAGGTCTGGCAGAGAACTGTGAAGGAGGCAGGCCTGACCAA TGTCGTGGGGGAGATCTGGGTGCCTACCCTGAACAACAGCTCGACTAATTACTGGCCTGCAGCTGACTGGTGGTCACTCTTAGCCCAGCCTTTACATTGA
- the TBCCD1 gene encoding TBCC domain-containing protein 1 isoform X1, with protein MEAAAPVRLWVKMEPFLVGALPVPPPARLGPHYLRKMAAYARARAAEGCFPRLSWPRWRHIACGKLQLGRGLAWLYFELFHSLLRHDPPRRLEWAEAEAACASADELERERSKLSVDTLQFLLFLYVQQLNKVSLRRSLIGEEWPSPRAKSPSMTGKPSSENKNWNDQDHRAFVQSHLSDMLELLLEPEQLTASSHSTHSSLVSYEAICALSFLIEGTVNKSRTVHPLHKLALWQPCHGLNGYSKVSRTFSFPKLESWLRSCLTTNPFGRTACLKSGRKLAWAQQVEGTTRRAKIACNALVLPEVFPMVIMSQVYKQTLAKSSNTLVGAHIRIHRCNESFIYLLSPLRSVTIEKCRNSTFVLGPVEASVHVHSCDNVKVIVVCHRLALSSTAGCTFYILTPTQPLILSGNRAVSFAPFHTHYPMLEDHMAQVGLATLPNYWDSPMLVGKESGDTSVFRLLPPSDFYTFVIPFEMEGDTMETPGGLPHAYQKVLSQREQKVEVWQRTVKEAGLTKDQRKQFQMLVENKFYKWLVQTGNRQQLDSLVPPAVGSKQAAG; from the exons ATGGAGGCGGCGGCCCCGGTGCGGCTGTGGGTGAAGATGGAGCCGTTCCTGGTGGGGGCCCTGCCCgtcccgccgcccgcccgcctcgGCCCGCACTACCTGCGGAAGATGGCGGCGTACGCCCGGGCGCGGGCGGCCGAGGGCTGCTTCCCGCGCCTGTCGTGGCCCCGCTGGCGGCACATCGCCTGCGGGAAGCTGCAGCTGGGCCGCGGCCTGGCCTGGCTCTACTTCGAGCTCTTCCACAGCCTCCTCCGGCACGACCCGCCGCGCCGCCTCGAGTGGGCCGAGGCCGAGGCGGCCTGTGCGAGCGCCGACGAGCTGGAGCGGGAGCGGAGCAAG CTGTCGGTAGACACTCTGCAGTTCCTGCTCTTCCTCTATGTCCAGCAGCTGAACAAAGTCTCCTTGCGAAGGTCTCTGATCGGAGAGGAATGGCCCAGCCCCAGGGCCAAGTCTCCCAGCATGACTGGGAAACCCTCCAGCGAGAATAAG AACTGGAACGATCAGGACCACCGTGCTTTCGTGCAGAGCCACCTCTCAGATATGCTGGAACTGCTGCTGGAGCCGGAGCAGCTCACCGCCTCCTCCCATTCCACCCACAGTAGCTTGGTGTCCTATGAAGCCATCTGTGCCCTCAGCTTCCTTATTGAAGGGACGGTGAACAAATCCAGGACGGTCCATCCTCTGCACAAGCTTGCCCTCTGGCAGCCCTGTCACGGGCTGAATGGCTACTCAAAGGTCTCCAGAACCTTCTCTTTCCCCAAGCTGGAGAGCTGGCTGCGCTCTTGCCTGACGACAAACCCTTTTGGCAGGACTGCCTGCCTCAAGTCTGGGAGGAAACTCGCGTGGGCACAGCAAG TTGAAGGAACAACCAGGAGAGCAAAGATTGCCTGCAATGCTCTTGTGCTGCCCGAGGTGTTCCCCATGGTGATAATGAGCCAGGTGTACAAGCAGACGCTCGCCAAGAGCTCGAACACCCTGGTGGGGGCTCACATAAGAATCCATCGCTGCAACGAGTCGTTCATTtatctcctctctcccctccg ATCCGTGACCATCGAGAAGTGCCGGAACAGCACTTTTGTCCTTGGCCCTGTGGAGGCGTCTGTTCACGTCCACAGCTGTGACAACGTCAAGGTCATTGTGGTTTGCCATCGTTTGGCCCTTTCTTCCACCGCTGGCTGTACTTTTTACATTCTCACACCTACCCAGCCTCTCATCCTCTCAGGGAACCGAGCAGTCAGCTTTGCCCCTTTCCACACCCATTATCCCATGCTTGAAGACCACATGGCTCAGGTGGGCTTGGCTACTCTGCCAAACTACTGGGACAGCCCCATGCTGGTGGGCAAGGAGAGCGGCGACACGAGTGTCTTCCGCCTCTTGCCGCCCTCGGACTTCTACACCTTCGTGATTCCTTTCGAGATGGAAGGAGACACCATGGAGACGCCGGGTGGGCTTCCCCACGCCTATCAGAAGGTGCTGAGTCAGCGAGAGCAGAAGGTAGAGGTCTGGCAGAGAACTGTGAAGGAGGCAGGCCTGACCAA